A portion of the Thunnus maccoyii chromosome 20, fThuMac1.1, whole genome shotgun sequence genome contains these proteins:
- the LOC121887452 gene encoding tectonic-3-like: protein MNSHQWCISVQIFLVLCGRLAQAATDSTVSASPTTEGPFSSATPAPGFTEAATGGLDVGTAETATTELTTSDAPTVVTEAPYATTVQPVLPQDACLCDLTPDFCDIGCCCDTVDCGIANLSTVFTGCPQKVISGVCIEKWLIFRANVDSSFVTETDSLFCVQPEDNAPQSLPALLQYSASGDSYHFSPPEPTSSSHTRDFYRADDVIQTFFSNSSVRGLLRQPSPGAAAALCINRNPAKFLRSVSLSCTRMLTPQSCTTDPNLNARSYFSDLSLIKIPIAETAQVSDFLIPVTKLSDWPAPSKQNNSCINVVKKVEFVIGYTGRGELSYATVNVVLADVDPNQSLLQTHSIQFQLATPSPTPGGPSPAGGLRAGSPVMGRFAEAVKPLTTLGVSQGGECSSDPSTRAAILFTHNTVSGCTFSSPSSDCSELQSQIYWVLQELTTPDAIAMNSGSQPDWTRVITQECPVSFQETCESGCILPHSLSIRVLWARQGPLDLPQSYILGAKYLFQCGRFKCPIASPLALTTEVTFVDTTVYPEPPRGLPQPNWKFPFDFFTRGTAELDRHTVNNGSDTEKVTWSLMLFTVMLLRGLEFFSR, encoded by the exons ATGAATTCCCACCAGTGGTGCATTTCAGTCCAGATATTTCTTGTCTTGTGTGGACGTTTGGCTCAAGCAGCCACAGACTCAACCGTCAGTGCCAGCCCAACAACTGAGGGGCCTTTCAGCTCAGCAACCCCTGCTCCTGGGTTCACGGAGGCGGCCACAGGCGGCCTCGATGTCGGTACCGCTGAGACTGCAACCACCGAACTGACGACGTCTGACGCTCCCACTGTGGTCACTGAAGCTCCGTACGCAACCACCGTCCAACCTGTACTGCCTCAAGACG cTTGTCTCTGTGATTTAACCCCCGATTTCTGTGACATTGGCTGCTGCTGTGACACAGTTGATTGTGGTATTGCTAACCTGAGTACTGTCTTCACTGGATGTCCACAGAAAGTCAT ATCAGGAGTTTGCATCGAGAAATGGCTGATATTCAGAGCCAACGTGGATTCATCTTTTGTCACTGAGACTgactctttgttttgtgttcagCCTGAAG ATAATGCACCTCAGTCTCTCCCAGCTCTGCTTCAGTATTCGGCTTCAGGGGACTCGTACCACTTCTCACCACCAGAACCTACAAGCAGCAGCCACACCAGAGATTTTTACAGG gctgatgatgtcatccagACGTTTTTCTCCAACTCGTCTGTGCGGGGTCTCCTTCGTCAGCCGTCTCCAGGGGCTGCAGCTGCACTCTGTATCAACCGCAACCCTGCAA AGTTCTTGaggtctgtgtctctgtcttgtACCCGCATGTTGACTCCTCAGTCGTGCACCACAGACCCAAACCTCAACGCCCGCTCCTACTTCTCTGACCTGAGTCTGATCAAG ATTCCGATAGCTGAGACGGCACAAGTGTCAGACTTTCTG ATCCCGGTCACTAAGCTGTCTGACTGGCCTGCACCaagtaaacaaaacaactcCTGTATTAATGTGGTGAAAAAG GTTGAGTTTGTCATAGGTTACACAGGCAGAGGGGAACTCTCATATGCAACGGTCAATGTCGTCTTAGCTGACGTGGATCCCAATCAGTCGCTGCTGCAGACGCATTCTATACAATTCCAG CTGGCAACACCCAGCCCTACTCCAGGAGGACCGAGCCCTGCAGGCGGACTTAGAGCGGGATCTCCTGTCATGGGTCGCTTTGCTGAAGCGGTGAAGCCA CTGACCACACTGGGGGTCTCACAGGGCGGCGAGTGTTCCTCTGACCCCAGCACACGAGCAGCCATCCTCTTCACACACAACACCGTCAGTGGCTGCACATTCAG TTCTCCCTCTAGTGACTGTTCAGAGCTGCAGTCCCAGATTTACTGGGTCTTGCAGGAACTCACTACTCCCGATGCCATTGCCATGAACTCGGGCTCCCAACCGGACTGGACGAGAGTCATCACCCAGGAGTGTCCTGTCAGCTTTCAG GAAACATGCGAATCAGGCTGCATCctcccccactctctctctatTCGAGTGCTTTGGGCTCGCCAGGGCCCACTTGACCTTCCCCAGAGCTACATCCTGGGAGCCAAATATCTTTTCCAGTGTGGTCGTTTTAAG TGTCCTATAGCGTCCCCTCTCGCTCTGACCACCGAGGTGACGTTCGTCGACACTACAGTTTACCCAGAACCCCCCAGAGGCTTGCCTCAGCCTAACTGGAAGTTTCCATTTGATTTCTTCACTAGAGGCACTGCTGAGCTGGACCGGCACACTGTTAACAACGGCAGTGACACTGAGAAGGTCACATGGAGTTTAATGCTGTTCACAGTAATGTTGCTAAGAGGATTAGAATTCTTCAGTAGGTAG